One stretch of Candidatus Binataceae bacterium DNA includes these proteins:
- a CDS encoding CoA transferase, with protein MPGPFEGVRVLDFTSMVAGPVATMMLADQGAEVIKVEPPRGDLMRYLGQGRNGSSASFLCCNRNKRSLAIDLKTAEGLNIVKKLIATADVLVHNFRPGTAERVGLGESAVREIRGNIVYVSISGFGENGPYAGQRAYDPVIQALSGLAEIQRDRDTGRPRMVRTIIADYTTALTTAQAIGAALFARAQSGLGQHVRIAMLDAMIAYLWPEAMATLTFVGNEIDPSEADQGPDLVFAAQDRYLTAAALSDDEWAGMCRALNREDLIGDPRFRSARDRSIHAVERREIVSAELEKWTAHEILPRLLGNDVPSAPVLGRFDLLQDQQVRDNRILEEFQSEAFGKVRMPRPAARFDRTPAGVRAMAPRLGADNAAILRELGYGEAEVARLERERTVSNPPSDASVR; from the coding sequence ATGCCAGGTCCCTTCGAAGGTGTTCGCGTGCTCGACTTCACGTCGATGGTCGCAGGTCCCGTCGCGACCATGATGCTGGCTGACCAGGGCGCCGAAGTGATCAAGGTCGAGCCGCCGCGCGGCGATCTCATGCGCTATCTCGGCCAGGGCCGTAACGGATCGTCGGCCTCCTTTCTCTGCTGCAACCGCAACAAGCGCTCGCTGGCGATCGATCTCAAGACTGCCGAAGGTCTCAATATCGTCAAAAAACTGATCGCCACCGCCGACGTACTGGTGCACAATTTTCGCCCCGGAACAGCCGAGCGCGTGGGGCTTGGAGAAAGTGCGGTGCGCGAAATCCGGGGGAACATCGTGTACGTGTCGATCAGCGGCTTTGGCGAGAACGGTCCGTACGCGGGACAGCGCGCCTACGATCCGGTGATCCAGGCGCTCTCTGGTCTCGCGGAAATCCAGCGCGATCGTGACACCGGCCGTCCGCGGATGGTGCGCACGATTATCGCCGACTACACCACGGCGCTGACCACCGCCCAAGCGATCGGCGCCGCGCTCTTCGCCCGCGCGCAGTCCGGACTAGGTCAGCACGTGCGAATCGCGATGCTCGACGCGATGATTGCCTATCTGTGGCCCGAGGCGATGGCGACGCTGACTTTCGTCGGCAACGAGATCGACCCCTCCGAGGCCGACCAGGGCCCCGACCTGGTGTTCGCGGCGCAGGACAGATATCTCACCGCGGCGGCGCTTTCCGACGACGAATGGGCCGGCATGTGCCGCGCGCTCAACCGCGAGGATCTGATCGGCGATCCGCGCTTCAGGTCGGCGCGCGACCGCTCCATCCATGCCGTCGAGCGGCGAGAGATCGTGTCGGCCGAGCTGGAAAAATGGACCGCGCACGAAATCCTGCCGCGCCTGCTCGGCAACGACGTCCCGTCCGCCCCGGTGCTCGGCCGCTTTGACCTGCTTCAGGATCAGCAGGTGCGCGACAACCGCATCCTGGAGGAGTTCCAGAGCGAGGCGTTCGGAAAGGTGCGGATGCCGCGGCCGGCGGCGCGCTTCGATCGGACTCCGGCCGGCGTGCGCGCGATGGCGCCGCGGCTAGGCGCGGACAACGCCGCGATCCTCCGCGAGCTGGGATACGGAGAAGCCGAGGTCGCGCGCCTCGAGCGCGAGCGGACCGTCAGCAACCCGCCGTCCGATGCGTCCGTGCGATAG
- a CDS encoding SDR family NAD(P)-dependent oxidoreductase, producing the protein MPDPRPVAVVTGVGPGTGAAIARRFARGGYAVAMLARNRERLNALEREIAGARAYPCDVADETQLDAALDAVRAGLGTPNVLIHNAVGGAFGNFMQIDPEVLNRNFRVNTMALLYLARRLAPAMIAAGEGTIVATGNTAALRGKAGFAGFAPTKAAQRILAEAIAREVGPKGVHVAYVLIDAVIDLEWTRKRSPDAPDTFFIKPAAIADEIWHVVHQDRSAWSFNVEVRPFGETW; encoded by the coding sequence GTGCCCGATCCCAGGCCTGTGGCAGTCGTAACCGGAGTGGGTCCCGGAACCGGCGCGGCGATCGCGCGGCGCTTCGCGCGCGGCGGCTATGCGGTCGCGATGCTCGCGCGCAACCGCGAGCGGCTAAATGCGCTCGAGCGGGAGATCGCCGGCGCGCGCGCCTATCCGTGCGACGTTGCTGACGAAACCCAACTCGACGCCGCGCTCGACGCAGTCCGCGCAGGGTTGGGGACGCCAAACGTGCTGATCCACAACGCCGTCGGCGGCGCTTTCGGCAACTTCATGCAGATCGATCCCGAAGTGCTCAATCGAAACTTCCGGGTCAACACGATGGCGCTCTTGTATCTCGCGCGCCGCCTCGCGCCCGCGATGATCGCCGCCGGCGAAGGCACGATCGTCGCGACCGGCAACACCGCGGCGCTGCGCGGCAAGGCCGGGTTTGCCGGCTTCGCGCCGACCAAGGCGGCGCAGCGGATTCTTGCCGAGGCGATCGCGCGCGAGGTCGGGCCGAAAGGTGTGCACGTCGCCTACGTTCTCATCGACGCGGTCATCGATCTCGAATGGACGCGCAAGCGATCGCCCGACGCTCCCGATACGTTCTTCATCAAGCCCGCGGCGATCGCGGACGAAATATGGCACGTGGTGCATCAGGATCGCAGCGCCTGGTCCTTCAACGTAGAGGTGAGGCCCTTCGGCGAGACCTGGTAA
- a CDS encoding MarR family winged helix-turn-helix transcriptional regulator, whose translation MKQAIQRIGRECIGFRVRMLNRIVTSIYDDALADLGLKASQFNLLVAVANREQARPAELAKILEMDESTVSRNVERMCAKGWFRREEGEDRRSHLIRVTEKGIGLIRRGYPAWQKAQEDVSRRLGPASIADLKAVLRKLRG comes from the coding sequence ATGAAGCAGGCTATCCAGCGGATCGGCCGCGAATGTATCGGCTTTCGGGTCCGGATGCTGAACCGGATCGTCACGTCGATTTATGACGACGCGCTGGCAGACCTTGGCCTCAAGGCCAGCCAGTTCAACCTGCTGGTCGCGGTCGCCAACCGCGAGCAGGCCCGGCCCGCGGAGCTGGCGAAGATCCTCGAAATGGACGAATCGACGGTCAGCCGCAACGTCGAGCGGATGTGCGCAAAGGGCTGGTTTCGGCGCGAAGAGGGCGAGGATCGGCGAAGCCACCTGATCAGGGTGACCGAGAAGGGAATCGGGCTGATTCGCAGAGGCTATCCAGCCTGGCAAAAGGCCCAGGAAGATGTGAGCCGTCGTCTGGGGCCCGCAAGCATCGCCGATCTGAAGGCGGTGCTGCGCAAGCTCCGCGGCTGA
- a CDS encoding glutathione S-transferase family protein yields the protein MRGAAPKELQTWLWDFDARPLSDSERARLGEGAAGKIGFKSALHKTGAFMEAHPFGTVPAAFSPDGKVGIFESNSIMRAVARLGEDRFPLYGRSPYEAARVDSFLDTSLVFARDAQHYLPALINGSVAAESHARARDGFAAYAAGIDRALSPDRAYLVGANVTLADICFAAELSLFFNEIHNGAALEKHGLAPVLQSGIGVQYPRAFAHFARLRAHPAFAPDLAPYLGKFEPALSAWLTAA from the coding sequence GTGCGCGGCGCCGCGCCCAAGGAGCTGCAGACGTGGCTCTGGGATTTCGACGCGCGGCCGCTCTCCGACAGCGAGCGGGCCCGGCTTGGCGAAGGAGCGGCGGGCAAGATCGGCTTCAAGAGCGCGCTGCACAAGACCGGCGCGTTTATGGAGGCACATCCGTTCGGCACCGTACCGGCTGCTTTCAGCCCGGACGGCAAGGTAGGCATCTTCGAATCGAACAGTATCATGCGCGCTGTTGCGCGGCTCGGCGAGGACAGGTTTCCGCTCTACGGGCGCAGCCCCTACGAAGCCGCCCGAGTGGACAGTTTCCTCGATACGAGCCTCGTCTTCGCGCGCGACGCGCAGCACTATCTGCCGGCGCTGATAAACGGATCGGTCGCGGCCGAGAGCCACGCACGGGCGCGCGACGGCTTTGCGGCGTACGCGGCCGGAATCGACCGGGCGCTCTCACCCGATCGGGCGTATCTGGTCGGCGCAAACGTTACCCTGGCCGACATCTGTTTTGCCGCGGAGTTGAGCCTCTTCTTCAACGAAATCCATAACGGCGCCGCGTTGGAAAAACACGGGCTCGCGCCGGTCCTGCAGAGCGGAATCGGCGTGCAATATCCGCGGGCCTTCGCGCACTTCGCGCGCCTGCGCGCGCATCCGGCGTTCGCTCCCGACCTCGCCCCGTACCTGGGCAAATTCGAGCCCGCGCTTTCGGCGTGGCTCACCGCCGCTTAA